The stretch of DNA CGGGATTTTCTTATCATGATCGACCGATCGAATGGCGTCCCGATCGCAGCGGCTGGCTGATCGGCGGCTGGGTATTGGTGGAGCGGGGTTCGCCTGACATCGTCTGGATTGACGATACGCAGAAGTCGTCAAGCGACGTGGGCCAGCCGCGGCGGTTTGTCGACAACAATCGCCTGCTCGACTTCGCCAGCGACAGTGATCGCCGGATGACGATGGCCCTCACGGCGATTTCTAACGACACCATCGCGTCCAACCGCGAGATGATCGCCAGCGGCGCGACCGCTTTTGACAATGGATTGCCGCCGCTCACGCCGATCGTCGATGACCGGATTCAGGAGATCGTTACCGACATCCAATGGAAGTACCAGCCGGACGAGGCCCCAGCGGTTGCCGACGCGAGCCTACACGACGGCGCTCGAATCATCGCCAACTTCGCCCAGCTGGGGCAGATGGTGATGGCCCGCACCGCCAATCGCGCCTTGATCGGACTTCGCGAACCCGACGGCAATCGCCGCCAACGCGGCCTGACGACGATCGAAGAGCAATACTTTGACCTGGTCGATTTGCAGACCGGCAAGCCGCTGATGCGGACCACGCTGCCCTTTGCGACTCTTTTGAAGGCGGTCGATCCGACCGGCAGTTGGGGCGCTTTTGCCGACAAGGCGAACCAAGACCGCATCGATTTGTTCGACTTGGCGACCGGCAAGCCGGCGGTCGCGTTTCGCCCGTTTCAGAACAGCGATGGCGAAATCGCGACAATGGCGTTCGGTTCCGACAAGTCGACGCTTTGGGTCTTGTCGAAAAAAGGAGAACTGACGCAATGGAAGCTGCCGGAGTGTCGCGTCGTCGCCCGGCGGATGTATGGCGCTTCGACTCGGTTGCAAGCGTCCCCCAGCGGCCATACGCTCTGCGTCGCTTCGCCGCAAAAGATGGAATTGCTCGACGCCGACTCGGGGGCGATGCTCGGCACGCTGGCCAGTCCGGCGATCGAGAAGTTTACCGCCGCCGGCTACATGGCGTTCTCCGATGACGGCCGCAAGTTGGCGATGGCCTGCTATGCCGGAACCGATGCCCAGCGCATCCTCGTGTGGGACTTGGTCGCCAACAATGTCGACAAATCGTTCCCATTTCCCTACAAGCCGCTGGCGATCTCGTGGGGAGACGATGACGTGCTCTTGGTCAAAGCGTTCTCGAGGCTGCCGGAGCTGACAGTCGCGGCGCACCTGGTGGCGGTCCATCTGCCGTCGGAACGGATTGGTTGGAATTACCTGTTGCCGTTTGGCGGCGTCGGCTATCGCGGTTCGGATGGACGGCAGTGGTACGTCTCTGGCGACGCGAACCAAACCGATTCAACGGTCCGTGCGGTTCGTCTGCCGCAGCCGCAAGACGCCGAGCTGATTAACGATCTGCAGCCGCTTGCTCCGCTTCTTTCCAGCGGCGATCGACTGGCGATTCGCGTCGACGCCGAGATCCCCACGATCAACATCGAGCGGAACGAATTGGCCAAAGAACTGCAGAGTTTGTATCTCGCCAAGGCGATCAAGGCGGGCTACAAACCAGACCCCAGCGCCGGGCATGTGCTAACGATCGAAGTGCGAGAGAAACTGACGGCAGAGACGCTACGGTTGCGCATCATCGGGCGGTTCTCCGTCGAATCGATCCAGAAGACCGAAGTATTCGCCACGCTGCGGATCGCCAATGGGGACGGCAAGCTGATCTGGGCCGATGAGATTCGGGAAAAAACCGAAGCCGATCTGGCCCGCAAAGGAATTCCGCCCGGCGTCGGCGTGTCGGAATTCTTCCGCTTGCAGCAGTGGCGCAACGTGCTGCAATGGATTGAAGATGCGAAAGTTCCGACGGCGATTTTCGACGCTAGTTCAATCACCGGCGCCGGCGTCTCGGTGATGACGGTCAACGGCGTCGAGGTGCGGACGAATTTGAACATCCCGGTGAATAATCAGCCGGGCGATCAGGCGATCTAGTCTGGCACGCAGCACTGCGTGGCGATGCGGTCGAAGGAGTCGGGGCTTGTCCGTAGCAGACGAAGAGAGTCGTGAAGTTGCGCCTTCCTCCCCCATGGTGCGCGTCTACGTGCTGTTCGTTCGGCGCGTCGCGCAAATCGACGCGGCGCCACGCAGGTCTAAGTTTCAAGAGGCGAGGAATTTGTTTCCCACCCTCTCGTCAGCTTGGCGGACTAACCTACACTGGTAGAGACTTGCTCTGATTGCCGCGTACCGGTTTCCCAAATGATTCAACTCTCCGCCGTCGCCAAGAGGTTCGCCGATCAGCAGGTGATCGCGCCGACCGATCTGACGATTGAGCGTGGGCAGTTCGTGTCGCTGGTTGGGCCGTCGGGTTGCGGCAAGTCGACCCTCTTACGGCTGATCGCCGGGCTCGAGTCGGTCTCCAGCGGCGATCTTACCATCGACGAGCAACATCCCGGCAAGACGCAGACGGCGTTCGTCTTTCAAGATCCAACCCTGTTGCCGTGGCGTACCGCGCAGGCCAACATTCGCTTGCCGCTGGAACTGCTGGGGTTGGCCGATGGCGAGCATTTGGCGAAGATCCCGTCGGCGATTCAGCTGGTTGGGCTACGTCAGGAAGATGCCGGCAAGCTTCCGCGGATGCTCTCGGGCGGGATGCGGATGCGGGTGTCGTTGGCTCGGGCCTTGGTGACCGATCCACAGGTCTTGCTATTGGACGAACCGTTTGCGGCGCTCGATGACATCTTGCGACAGCAACTCAACGAAGAGCTGCTCTCGATCTGGAAGCAGCGCCGCTGGACCGGCGTCTTTATCACGCACAACGTCGCCGAGGCGGTCTTCCTTAGCCAGCGGGTGTTGGTGATGTCGGCCCGGCCGGGGCGGATTGTTGCCGATGTGCCGATCAAGTTTGACGCTCCCCGCGACGCCGACCTGCGAGCTTCGGCCGAGTTCGCCGCTACCTGCGGCGCTATCTCGCATCACCTCCGCACAGGAGCGGCCTGATGCGCGAGACCCTACAACGAATCTTGTTGCCGATGGTCACGCTGCTGATCGCACTGGCCATCTGGCAGGGGAGCGTCTCGCTGGCGAAGATTCCGCCCTATCTATTGCCGAGCCCTGCGGCAGTTGGTTCCGCGTTTTGGAATAAAGGGAGCGCGCTCTGGTTCGGTTCGCTACTGACGGGCGCCGGCGCACTGGCCGGCTTTGCGGCGGCGGTCGCGCTCGGAACGTTGGTCGCTCTGGTCTTTTCGCAATCGCGCCTGATCCGGCTCAGCGGTTATCCCTACGCGATCTTCTTTCAAACGGTGCCGATCGTGGCGATCGCTCCCTGGATCGTCACGCTGACCGGCTATGGCCTGCCGAGCGTGATCGTGGTGGCGACGATCATCAGCTTGTTTCCCATCATCACCAGTACGACGACCGGGCTGTTGTCGGTCGATCGCGGGCTCGACGAATTGTTTCGCCTGCATCGAGCGTCGCGGTGGCAGACGCTTTGGAAACTGCAATTTCCCGCGGCGATCCGTTACCTGGTCACCGGCATGAAGGCGAGCAGCGGCTTGGCGGTGGTCGGCGCGATCGTGGGCGAGTTCTTCGTCGGATATAGCGGCACGCAACATGGCCTGGGTTATTACATTCGCAGTTCCAGCGACAATCTGAAGACCGACGAGCTGTTCGCCGCGATGATCTGCTGCACGCTGCTGGGGGTGATCGTGTTTGTCTCGATCAACTTGGCCGAACGTTTTTTTCTCCGCCGCTGGACGCAAGCGTAGTGCGATACGGGGGAGACCGCATTTCCCTCGCTCGCGCTTCGGGCTACGATTGAGATTCCCCAGCTTGCAATAGGTTGTTTCGCCCTTGAATCCTTCGTCTGGCTCTTCGCCCGCTCCTCTCTACCGCAGCGCTTCGCGCGCCGCCTGGTTCGGGCTGGGCGTGAACCTGACGTTGGGAATCGTGAAACTGGTGGGCGGCCTATTGGGTAGCTCGTTCGCGCTGATCTCCGACGCGGTTAACTCGCTCGGCGACTCCCTCACTTCGATCGTCGTCATCTATGGTTTGTGGTACGCCCAGCGTCCGGCCGACGATGAGCACCCGTATGGGCATACCCGGGCCGAGGCGGTCGCCGCGTCGAACGTAGCGATGTTGATCTTCATCTCGGCGATGTTTATCGGCTGGGAAGCGATCAGTCGGTTGGGAAGCGAGCACGCGGTTCCGCCGGTCTGGACGATGTGGATCGCGGCGGCCAATATCGTGATCAAAGAGTCGCTCTTCTGGTACAAACTGTCGATCAGCCGCCGCACTGGGTCGCTATCCATCGCGGCTAGCGCATGGGATCATCGCAGCGACGCTCTCTGTTCGCTCGCCGTGTTGATTGGTCTGGCGGTCGTCCGCTGGGGCGGGCCTGACTACATGTGGGCCGACGAAGGCGCCGCCTTGGTCGTGGTCGGGGCGATCTTGCTTAACACGGGCCGCATCTACCGGCAAGCGACCAGCGAGTTGCTCGATCCGCAAGCCAGCGACGAATTGATCCAGCAGATTCGCGCTGCCGCCGAAGCGGTGCCCGGCGTGCGCGCGGTCGAAAAGCTATGGGTGCGTAAGACCGGGCTCGAGTTTCTCGCCGACATCCATATCGAAGTCGACGCCCAGCTAACGGTTGACGCAGGGCATCGGATCGGCCATCAGGTTAAGGACAAGCTGATCCAGCAGTTCGTGCAATTGCGAGACGTGCTGGTTCACTTAGAGCCTTACCCACACGAGCATTCGGGCGACGCTTAGAGCGGTTTTCCTCCATCTGTATCGTTCTGGCTGGTTGCGGCCGCCTTGACCAGCTTGCCTCACTAACGCCAGAAACGCTACAGCTATCAGAAAAACGCTCTAGTATGCAAAGGCGCTTGGCGCCGCGTAAAGCTTTTTGACGCCATTCGTCCGATCGACGAAACTTCACAGGCCAGTGGTGAGATCCGTCTGCCGGTTGAGGTTCGCGACAATCTTCGTCGAAGTCAAGTTTTTGCGCAGCAAAGAGATTGCAGATCGCAAAACTACTTTGGGATCGAACTAGCTACGACGAAGCAGGCGCCAGTTGGGCCGCTTCGCTGAAGATTCGCTCGAATCGGCGCCGCGTTTCGCGGGCCAGCTTGCGACACTCGCGCAGCAGTTGGGCGCCGTTCATGTCGCCCAGCAGGTAAGCGAGTTTCGCCACTTCCAGTCGCTCTTTCGGCAAGTCATGCCGTGCGGTCGTATTCATCAACCGCAGCCGAGCTTCGACGATCCGAAAAAAGACGTACGCATTATGAAAGTGTTCGTGGTCGTCGTCGGCCAGGCGTCCCGCGTCATGCAAGGCGCTGAGCGCATCGATCGTGTTGGGCTGCAGCGTTTCGGGTTGTTCGCTGACGCACGACAGCTGCAGCATCTGCACGACAAATTCGATGTCGACGGTGCCGCCGGGGCCGCGTTTCAAGTTGGCGATGGTGGCGGTCTCTTCCATCCGCCGCCGCATGTCACGGATCTCTACGGCGTACTCCGGCTGCCAGGTCTTCGCCACAATCACGTTGCGGATCAGCTCTTTCGCTCGCTCGCCGGCGGCCGGATCGCCATGGACGGGGCGCGCCTTGCAAAGAGCCTGGCGTTCCCAAAGTTGGCCCACGCCTTCGACATGGTAACGGTAGAACTCGGCGAACGAGACCGCCAATGGTCCATGCTTGCCGGTCGGGCGAAGTCGAGCGTCGGTTTCGTACAGTCGTCCGTATGGGCCCAGCTCGCTGATCGATTTGATGATCCGCTGCGACAGCTGACCGAAGAAATGTTGGTTGCTGGTCGCACTGCCAGGACGGCCTTTGCCGTTGACCGGATTGGTCTGCCCTTCCCCTTCGTACAGGAAGATCAGGTCGAGGTCGCTATGGTAGTTCGGCTCACGACCACCCAGCTTGCCAAGTCCGATGATCACCATCTCGCAGCGGCGATCTTCGGGCAGCCATGGTTCGCCAAACCGCTGACTCAGATAATCGTATTCGCGCGCGACAATCCGCTTCAGGCAAATGTCGGCGATGTCCGAGAGGGTCTCAAGCCGCGCTTGCAGGTCTTTTTTGCCCAGCATGTCGAGCACGCCGACCCGCAAGTGCATCAAGTTCTTGAAGCTGTGCAAGATCGGTGTGATGTCTTCGGCGCCGCGGCAAAGTTCGGTCAGCGTCAGGTCGAGCGTCTCGCGCGTCGGCAGCTTGTCGAGCATCAGCGAGTCCATCAGCTCGTCGATCATGCCAGGGTGGCTGATCAAGATGCTCGATAGATAGGGACTGCCAGCACAGAGCCGCACGTACAGGTTAAGCGTCGCCGGATTTGCGCTGAACAGCTCCCACAAGATTCCCTTGCCGCCAAGCGAGTCGCTGACCTGCGCCAGGTTGATCAGCGTCGAGTCGGGGTCAGGCGTCGTCGAGATCGCTTCGAGCAACTGGGGACTGATCGCCGCCAAAAAGTGACGACAGCGCCGCGTCGAGAGAAAGCGAACCTTCTCGGTCGTGAGCGCCATCAGGTTGTCGTAGGCGTTCTTGGGGTGATGGAACCCGTAGCCGGTCAGCACTTCGTCGATCATCTCGTCGCCTGGCTCGGGGTCGAGTACCAGGTCGATCGTTGGCGCGGTGTCGTCGTCGCCGGGAAACGCATCGTGCAGCAGGTGATCGAGAATCTTGCGATTCAGCTCGGTCTTTTCGGCGTAGTCGTTCTGGAAGGCGACCAGGGCCGATTCCTCTTTGCCATGCTCGTAGCCCATGCGAAGAGCCACCTTGGTCAGCTCTTTCTCATCGCTGGGCATCGTATGAGTTTGCAGGTCGAACATGATCTGCAGCCGATGTTCGAGCTTGCGGAGGAACGCGTAGTTCTCTTCCAGGATCGTCCGCTCTTGCAGCGTCAAGCAACCGGCGCCTTCCAGCGCCGCGATCGCTTCGAGCGTGTTGCCGGTCCGAATGCCGGGCAAGTCGCCGCCGTTCAGCAGTTGCAAGAACTGAATCACGAACTCGATATCGCGAATGCCGCCGCGGCCCGTTTTGACGTTGGTGTCGTCGGTCGTTTCGCGTTCGGCCCGCTTTTCGATCCGCCGCTTGAGCGCCTTGATGCCGGAGATGTCGGCGCGGCTGAGGTAGCGACGATAGATCCAAGACTCGAGCTGCGTCAGCAGTTCTTCGCCCAGGTCATGGTTGCCGGCGACGCTGCGGGCTTTGACGAACGCCTGACGTTCCCAGGTCCGTCCCAGCACGTCGTAGTAGTGCAGCGCGGATTCAAAGCTGACGACCAGCGGCCCGCGACTTCCCTCCGGGCGCAGTCGCATGTCGATGCGATAAGGTGCGCCCAGTTCGGTTGGTTCGCCGAGCAGTTTCAGGACGCGTTGCGAAAGGCGATCGAAGAACTCGCCATTGGAGATCTTCTTTTCGCCGTCGGTGGCGCCATGCTCGTCATAAATAAAGATCAGATCGACGTCGCTGGAGTAGTTCAGCTCGACGCCGCCCAGCTTGCCCAGCGCCAGAACGACGAATCGCGCTGGCCGGCGTCCGCCGGGTCCCGAGGCTTTGACCATGGGGCGGCCATACCGCGGTTGCATCAAGCGGTAGGCGGCGGCGACGGTCGCTTCGAGCAGCGCGTCAGCCAGGTACGAGATCTGCCGCGTCACGATGCTGATTGACTGTTCGCGGATAACATCGCCATAGGCGATCCGCAGCGTCTCGCGCCGTTTGAAGCGGCGGAGCGCCGTCATGATCGCTTTTTCGTCGTTCAGCGCTTTCACCTCGCAGACGACGTCGTCGACCAGCATCTGCCGGGCGATCGGCTGGCCGTCGGTGATGCGAAGCAGCTCGAAGCTTTCCGGATCGTAGATCAATTGATCGGCCAGCGCCTGGCTGGTCGCGAAGATCCGCAGCAGCGTCTCCAGTGATCGCAGGTCCCGCTCAAACAGGCTGGCCATCGACAGCGGGCTACGGCTCGCCTGGAAGAGCCGCTCCAGGTTGTTCAGCGCCATGTCGGGATCGCTGGAGCCGGGCAACAGCCGCTCAAGCTGGTTGAGCAGAAAGACGACCAGATCGGGCGAAATCGGATGCCGGGCGATGCTGCGGACGTTCTCGCTTCCCCGCTGGATATCGGCGATGCGTAGCTGCCTAAGCCAAGAGGCCAGGGCGGCGTCTTGCGCGAGTAAGTCAGAAAGTTGATCGATTTCCATAGAGCCAGGCGACGACAGTGGGGGACGCAAAATTCTATTCTAGGCCAGACCCGGCAAGGTTGGTAGTCGCAACGTAAATCTTTATTGCGAAGGGGCTTCCGTCTTTTTGGGGGCCTCTCTTGGGGCGTCGTCCCGGGCGTAGAACATCATATGTTGCCAAGGGAGGCCGTCGAACTGCTTCGCCAGGCGAAATCCATTTGCCGTCAATTCTTTGTTGACCTGCTCTTTGCTCATCTTGTGCAGCGGCTTGATCGGCACGTTGTCGTCTTCGGCTCGAAACTCGACCAACACCACGAGGCCCGTCGGTTTGAGCGACTGGCGCATCGCGGCCAACATTTGCTCGGGGTGTGAGAACTCGTGGTAGACGTCGATGCAGAGGATCAGATCGACCTGACCTTCCGGCAGTTTGGGATCGTGGACGTCTCCCTGGATCCGCTCGATGTTGGTCAGCTCGGCTTCCTCGGCCCGGGCTTGCAGCAGCCGCAGCATCTCGGGCTGGATATCGACCGCCAGCACCTTGCCGTTCTCGCCGACCGCTTTGGCCATCTTCAGCGTGTAAAAGCCGTTGCCGCAGCCCATGTCGCACGCAGTCATCCCTGGCTTCAGGCCCAGGTTTTTCAGCATCGTCGTGCAGTCTTCTTCTCGTTCGCGCGATTCCCGGATCAGCCACGGAGCGCCAAGATAGTGCATCGTCTGCGCAATCGTTCGGCCTTTGTATTCGGTCAGCGCCGGCGGAATCTCTTCGGCCTGCAGCGAAACGCATGAGGCGAACGACAGCGACAACAAAACGAATAGGCGAGATGACATGCGATGCTCGGCGGAAAAGACGTATGATTGGCTAATTGCCAGGATAGTTGAAGACTTGAAGCACGTCGACGACAACGGCCAGTTGGCGCAACTCACTCGTCCGCTGCTCGGCGAACCTGCGATGATTCGAACAAATCCAAATAAGCCCCGTCGCACAAATCGGTGCGGCGGATGGCCAGGCGGTCCATCAAGTCTTCGGCGATGATCGCTCCTTCCGCTTCGGATTGGTCGTCGCGGAGGACGACTTCCAGTTCCATGTAGTTGCCCAGCTGTTCGACTTCGTCCAAGTGGACCCGCGTCTGGCCTACCAAATAAAGCGTCCGCCGTTTGCGAACCTCGCCCAACTCTCCCAGGACCGCCGACAAGATCCGCCGGATTCCTGCCGGGTCTTCGGTGACCGAGCGTTCGTAGGTCGAAGTCTTCGGCCCTTCCAAGTCGTCGCGATGGTAGTAGATCAACTCCGACTCTTCGCCGTTGATCGTCCGCAGCTTCAATCGCCCGTGGTGGGCATGAAAGAAGACGTCGACTTGACTGAGCGTCCAAGGTCCTTCGGTCGCGATCTGCGCCGCCAGTCGACGCAGCCGTTGCATGTCGGTCACGTGGGCCTTGATTTCTACGTTCCGCGCCATGTCGCCCCCCCTTTCGCAAGAGACTTTGTAATGCCGCAGTTGATCGTCGCCGCTAGTAAAGCATACATCAATAACCCTGGGGGCTCACTGTTCGGATTGGCGCCGTTTTCTGGTGAAATCGGGCCTCTTTCGATTATACGGGGCCATCTTGCCCCTATCTTGCGATACGGCGCATTGCCGTTCCGCTCGGGGATGGTTGTCATTTGCTGCGCCGCCGGGTGAAATAGAACTTCTTCCCGCACACATTCGCTTCTCCTCGAGATTGGTCTCCATGACTCGCAAACGCCTGCTTGATCGTTTTCTCCGCTATGTCCAGGTCGACACGACCGCGGGTTCTCCGGGCAAGGAATACCCCAGCTCCAAAGGGCAATTGAAGCTCGGCAAAATGTTGGCGGACGAAATGCGGGCCTTTGGCATTTCCAACGCCGAGCAGGACGAGTTCGGCATCATCTACGCCGAGCTGCCCGGCAATGTACCGGACGCTCCAGCGGTGGCGTTCTGCGCGCACTTGGACACTTCGCCTGAGACGACCGGCGCGAACGTCCAACCGCAGGTCATCCAGAATTACGAGGGAGGCGATATCGTTTTGCCGGGCGACGCCACCAAGGTGATCCGCGAAAGCGAGAATCCGGAACTGGCCGATTTGCATGGCTGCACGCTGATCACCACCGACGGCACAACGCTGCTGGGCGCTGACGACAAGGCGGGCATCGCCGTGATCCTGGAAATGGCGGAGCGGCTGATGGCCGATCCACAGATCCCCCACGGGCCGGTCAAGATCTTGCTGACCTGCGACGAGGAAATCGGCCACGGCGTTGACCATGTCGATCTGAAGCGGCTGGCGGCCGACGTTTGCTACACGCTGGATGGGGGCGGCGCCGACGAGATCAACGCCGAAACCTTCTCGGCCGACCTGGCGGTCGTCTCGATCCATGGCGTCAACATTCATCCCTCGATCGCCAAAGGGCGGATGGTCAACGCATTGCGGGCAGCCGGCATGTACCTCGATCGTCTGCCGCGCGACATGATGTCGCCTGAGACGACCGAGGGCCGTCATGGGTTCATCCACCCGGTGCATGTCAGCGGCGGGGTCGCCGAGGTCGAAATCCAACTGATTCTCCGATCGTTTGAAACCAAAGAGCTGGAAGGTCACGAAGACCTGCTGCAAGCGACCGCCCGCAGCGTCGAGGCCGACCTGCCGGGCTGCAAGCTGACGGTCGTCACGTCGCCCCAGTACCGCAACATGCGGGAAGGGCTGGAAAAAGAGCCACGGGCGCTCAACTACGCCATCGAGGCCCACCAGCGGCTATCACGCACCCCCAAGCTGGAAGTCATTCGGGGCGGCACCGATGGTTCGATCCTGACCGAACAAGGTTTGCCGACTCCTAACCTTTCGACGGGGCAGCACAATCCCCACTCCCCTTTGGAATGGGCCTGTCTTGATGAAATGGAGAAGGCAGTGGAACTTTTAATCTCCCTGCTCGGGGTCTGGGCCGAGAAGAAGTGATGGCGCCGCTAGCGACGCTTACACTCTTTCCCCCGGCGTCGAGCGTTTTTGGGTGAAAACAGGTAAACTCGCGTGCCCTTCGGTTCCGAAGATTCATCACGTGAGCATGCCGGCAGTGTTCACGGCCACCCCTGATATGCGACGCGTTGCGTCGAAGCCGGAAGGAATGAATATCTGTGCGACTCTCGATCATCATCCCGGCGCTGCATGACGCGGCGCTGCTTGAAGAGACGATGCTGTCGGTGCTCGAAAACCGCCCCGCTTCCGCCGAGGTTGTTGTCGTTCATAGCGGGTTCTACACCGACCCGTACGAACTGGCAGGCGAAGTGAAGTTTGTCGAAGCTCGAAGTGTAGTCAGCGAAGTTCAATGCTGGCAGGTCGGCCTGGCCGCCACCAGCGGCGAAATCGTCCACCTCCTCTCGTCCGGCGTCGTCGCCACGGCCGGCTGGGCCGAAGGTGTGCGTGCCCTGTTCGCCGATCCAGCCGTGGCGTCGGTTTCGCCGGCCCTTCGGACGGGCGACCAGATCGCGTCGATTGGCGTCGCGGCCGACTCGCTCGGCTATCGCCGCTTCCTGCCGCTGGCCGAAGGCAAATCGCTGGTCGGACCAAGCCGCCTGGCTGGGTTCTATCGCCGCAGTTGGCTCGAGCCGCTGTTGCCCGCCGCCGCGCAGCTCGGTGACGAAGCCGCCGATCTCGACCTCGCCTTTTCGCTGAAGGCCCAAGGTCTGATCAGCCGGCCGACCGCAGCCTCGCAACTGATTGTC from Blastopirellula retiformator encodes:
- a CDS encoding SHD1 domain-containing protein, with the translated sequence MRGFILSLLLFGLTVPAAAREWHAREGGFSVKAELVDVRDGAAVLKRDDTGQEIAVPLAKLSLDDVRFVHAELDRLTKAINGGMPADGAATGGGFSPPRAPGSAPSGGAGGAPAAGVVGNPAPVPAAAIQEDLGNYPTMPRTDAQTPPLVRSEQFEWQVTVDANPYEFMLPPEKTVKSTSPQKSYSLKPQFAEHPSHFVFFAEGSKDFFAYHLPTQKLVGKLHFESSLYKKIAYSADGHYFAAEVRNDTTRKTGVQVWSFATERLVRTITPSSDSFYLTAIRFAGPDRILIAEPNDHAIRCYDIASGRMISQIRVGSFFQEAQLAVSPGGAYVAVATSTDKMVHIYDLRTGVEAGQVGGKAQLPGFASPQLVSFSPDGEELLLYSNSGGGKHLITWDMRTGEKGAELQFDEDPGRKGPAGFSYHDRPIEWRPDRSGWLIGGWVLVERGSPDIVWIDDTQKSSSDVGQPRRFVDNNRLLDFASDSDRRMTMALTAISNDTIASNREMIASGATAFDNGLPPLTPIVDDRIQEIVTDIQWKYQPDEAPAVADASLHDGARIIANFAQLGQMVMARTANRALIGLREPDGNRRQRGLTTIEEQYFDLVDLQTGKPLMRTTLPFATLLKAVDPTGSWGAFADKANQDRIDLFDLATGKPAVAFRPFQNSDGEIATMAFGSDKSTLWVLSKKGELTQWKLPECRVVARRMYGASTRLQASPSGHTLCVASPQKMELLDADSGAMLGTLASPAIEKFTAAGYMAFSDDGRKLAMACYAGTDAQRILVWDLVANNVDKSFPFPYKPLAISWGDDDVLLVKAFSRLPELTVAAHLVAVHLPSERIGWNYLLPFGGVGYRGSDGRQWYVSGDANQTDSTVRAVRLPQPQDAELINDLQPLAPLLSSGDRLAIRVDAEIPTINIERNELAKELQSLYLAKAIKAGYKPDPSAGHVLTIEVREKLTAETLRLRIIGRFSVESIQKTEVFATLRIANGDGKLIWADEIREKTEADLARKGIPPGVGVSEFFRLQQWRNVLQWIEDAKVPTAIFDASSITGAGVSVMTVNGVEVRTNLNIPVNNQPGDQAI
- a CDS encoding ABC transporter ATP-binding protein; its protein translation is MIQLSAVAKRFADQQVIAPTDLTIERGQFVSLVGPSGCGKSTLLRLIAGLESVSSGDLTIDEQHPGKTQTAFVFQDPTLLPWRTAQANIRLPLELLGLADGEHLAKIPSAIQLVGLRQEDAGKLPRMLSGGMRMRVSLARALVTDPQVLLLDEPFAALDDILRQQLNEELLSIWKQRRWTGVFITHNVAEAVFLSQRVLVMSARPGRIVADVPIKFDAPRDADLRASAEFAATCGAISHHLRTGAA
- a CDS encoding ABC transporter permease, whose amino-acid sequence is MRETLQRILLPMVTLLIALAIWQGSVSLAKIPPYLLPSPAAVGSAFWNKGSALWFGSLLTGAGALAGFAAAVALGTLVALVFSQSRLIRLSGYPYAIFFQTVPIVAIAPWIVTLTGYGLPSVIVVATIISLFPIITSTTTGLLSVDRGLDELFRLHRASRWQTLWKLQFPAAIRYLVTGMKASSGLAVVGAIVGEFFVGYSGTQHGLGYYIRSSSDNLKTDELFAAMICCTLLGVIVFVSINLAERFFLRRWTQA
- a CDS encoding cation diffusion facilitator family transporter; amino-acid sequence: MNPSSGSSPAPLYRSASRAAWFGLGVNLTLGIVKLVGGLLGSSFALISDAVNSLGDSLTSIVVIYGLWYAQRPADDEHPYGHTRAEAVAASNVAMLIFISAMFIGWEAISRLGSEHAVPPVWTMWIAAANIVIKESLFWYKLSISRRTGSLSIAASAWDHRSDALCSLAVLIGLAVVRWGGPDYMWADEGAALVVVGAILLNTGRIYRQATSELLDPQASDELIQQIRAAAEAVPGVRAVEKLWVRKTGLEFLADIHIEVDAQLTVDAGHRIGHQVKDKLIQQFVQLRDVLVHLEPYPHEHSGDA
- the glnE gene encoding bifunctional [glutamate--ammonia ligase]-adenylyl-L-tyrosine phosphorylase/[glutamate--ammonia-ligase] adenylyltransferase, whose protein sequence is MEIDQLSDLLAQDAALASWLRQLRIADIQRGSENVRSIARHPISPDLVVFLLNQLERLLPGSSDPDMALNNLERLFQASRSPLSMASLFERDLRSLETLLRIFATSQALADQLIYDPESFELLRITDGQPIARQMLVDDVVCEVKALNDEKAIMTALRRFKRRETLRIAYGDVIREQSISIVTRQISYLADALLEATVAAAYRLMQPRYGRPMVKASGPGGRRPARFVVLALGKLGGVELNYSSDVDLIFIYDEHGATDGEKKISNGEFFDRLSQRVLKLLGEPTELGAPYRIDMRLRPEGSRGPLVVSFESALHYYDVLGRTWERQAFVKARSVAGNHDLGEELLTQLESWIYRRYLSRADISGIKALKRRIEKRAERETTDDTNVKTGRGGIRDIEFVIQFLQLLNGGDLPGIRTGNTLEAIAALEGAGCLTLQERTILEENYAFLRKLEHRLQIMFDLQTHTMPSDEKELTKVALRMGYEHGKEESALVAFQNDYAEKTELNRKILDHLLHDAFPGDDDTAPTIDLVLDPEPGDEMIDEVLTGYGFHHPKNAYDNLMALTTEKVRFLSTRRCRHFLAAISPQLLEAISTTPDPDSTLINLAQVSDSLGGKGILWELFSANPATLNLYVRLCAGSPYLSSILISHPGMIDELMDSLMLDKLPTRETLDLTLTELCRGAEDITPILHSFKNLMHLRVGVLDMLGKKDLQARLETLSDIADICLKRIVAREYDYLSQRFGEPWLPEDRRCEMVIIGLGKLGGREPNYHSDLDLIFLYEGEGQTNPVNGKGRPGSATSNQHFFGQLSQRIIKSISELGPYGRLYETDARLRPTGKHGPLAVSFAEFYRYHVEGVGQLWERQALCKARPVHGDPAAGERAKELIRNVIVAKTWQPEYAVEIRDMRRRMEETATIANLKRGPGGTVDIEFVVQMLQLSCVSEQPETLQPNTIDALSALHDAGRLADDDHEHFHNAYVFFRIVEARLRLMNTTARHDLPKERLEVAKLAYLLGDMNGAQLLRECRKLARETRRRFERIFSEAAQLAPASS
- a CDS encoding class I SAM-dependent methyltransferase, translating into MSSRLFVLLSLSFASCVSLQAEEIPPALTEYKGRTIAQTMHYLGAPWLIRESREREEDCTTMLKNLGLKPGMTACDMGCGNGFYTLKMAKAVGENGKVLAVDIQPEMLRLLQARAEEAELTNIERIQGDVHDPKLPEGQVDLILCIDVYHEFSHPEQMLAAMRQSLKPTGLVVLVEFRAEDDNVPIKPLHKMSKEQVNKELTANGFRLAKQFDGLPWQHMMFYARDDAPREAPKKTEAPSQ
- a CDS encoding class IV adenylate cyclase, giving the protein MARNVEIKAHVTDMQRLRRLAAQIATEGPWTLSQVDVFFHAHHGRLKLRTINGEESELIYYHRDDLEGPKTSTYERSVTEDPAGIRRILSAVLGELGEVRKRRTLYLVGQTRVHLDEVEQLGNYMELEVVLRDDQSEAEGAIIAEDLMDRLAIRRTDLCDGAYLDLFESSQVRRAADE